The Tissierellales bacterium DNA segment CTAGATATTATGATGCCCAAAATGAATGGTTATGATATTTGTAGAGAATTAAAAACTAATGAAAAGACAAAAGATATACCTATAATATTTGTCTCGGGATTGGACTCTTTTGATGATGAAGCAAGAGGGATAGAATTTGGTGTTGAAGATTATATATATAAGCCATATAATACAGAAGTTTTAAAGGCACGTATGGCAAATGTTATAAGGCTCAGTAAGCATAGAAAAAATCAAAAACACAACAATTTTAGCAATCTAGGCAAAAAAATGATAAAAATATGGCTAGGGAAAATGTCTGATGATGATGAGAACATTATTAATAAAACATTATTTGAAGCGTATTGGATGGGAAAACTTGTGTTTGAAGTAACCGGTTCAAAAAATGAGCAAGAAGAGGCTTATTACTTGAAGGTTAATGAAATTGTACGCAAAGAATACCAAGATTATAGCATTGAAATTCAAACAAAAATAGACAAATATAATGAAGATATATTAGAGCACTGGGATGGAAGTGGTAAGGTTTCTCTAAAGAAAAATAATGTAAATCTGATTTCAAGGGTTAAAGATGTTGTAGAAACTTATGCGGATGTTTTTTATGACTGTTATGATTTGAAAAAAG contains these protein-coding regions:
- a CDS encoding response regulator, whose amino-acid sequence is MNKIFVVDDEKYYLNSLNRILHNIYELKCFSDGEELLNYFDENTMLPDLILLDIMMPKMNGYDICRELKTNEKTKDIPIIFVSGLDSFDDEARGIEFGVEDYIYKPYNTEVLKARMANVIRLSKHRKNQKHNNFSNLGKKMIKIWLGKMSDDDENIINKTLFEAYWMGKLVFEVTGSKNEQEEAYYLKVNEIVRKEYQDYSIEIQTKIDKYNEDILEHWDGSGKVSLKKNNVNLISRVKDVVETYADVFYDCYDLKKGIDYCVELRGTTLDPEITDLFVDLIKKDENVD